CCAGAGAATCATCCAATACCTTCAACATGAACATTTCGACCCCCTAATTATTCACCTAGGTGGATACACATCAATCGAACAGTCCACTAGCAAACTCAAAACGAAACAcactttccttcttccttttccATCTTATCGCGAAGGTGCGTTCTGATGATAGAATCCAGTTAATTAACAGTCTAGGTAACTGTAGCGCGACTTAACTAGGAAATCCTTCGCCTTTAATCACTTTCCGTTCTTCGATAGAAGCTGCCAGGTAATCCGAGTTCAAATCGTGGTCCAAAATGGGCTGCGAGAAGATGGAGGAAGGGGAAGAGATTCCTGCTGACGAGACCTACATCATACAACTCCCGAGGCCTCTGAATATCGAGGAGAAGAAGTATCTTCTAGCGGTAGAAAGAGGCGACCTGGTGAACGTAAAGAGATTCATACAGTTTGCTGTAAATGGCGGCGTTAACGTGAGTCTTCCGTCACAATGGCGAGATTTCTATTATTACTCTTCGATGACGAACGAGGCAACCGACTTTCAGGGCAAATCGGTGGACGTCAACTGCTTGGACAGCCTGGGTCGTGGTGCTCTGTCTTTGGCGATCGAggccgaaaatttggagatggTCGAGCTGCTCGTGGTGATGGGTGTCGAGACCAAGGATGCGCTACTTCGTGCGATCGATCAGGAATTCGTGGAGGCTGTCGAGTTGCTTTTGGAACACGAGGAACTAATGACGATCAACTCTTTGGCCGAAAATACTTGTGAGACAATTATTCATTTtagtaggttgttcggaaagtcatttcgttttccaaaatgtatgattatatatatttcaataaagagaatatacaattcaatgaagtgtttgtacactctaaaaaaatcgtgtttcattttcaccaaaaaaaaaaaaaaagacgaactgactttccgaacaacccaatacttgtgGTGTCCCTGtaattcgcagttctgctccaTGAAGTGCACTTGGGATAAATTTCTTCGTGGATTTCCTTGCAGCTATCCAAGAGATCGTTCACAGCTGGCAGAAGGTTGATccagcgatcgcgagatatccaCCAGAAGTAACACCTCTGATCCTGGCTGCGCAGCGGAACAACTACGAGATCTTGAAGTTACTATTGGATCGCGGGGCAACACTACCGATGCCCCACGACATCAGATGCGGATGTGCGGATTGTCTTCGTTCGACCACAGGTGAGACATGTATACGTAGAATCTCTgagaaacgaatttttatttgttaaatatctaatagattgttcaatgagctttgtcgttcgataaaacttattgagcaacctaatactatactgttcaataagttttgtcgaacgacaaaacttattgagcaacctagtactataccgttcaataagttagtactgttcaatgtagtactgttcaatgtagtactattcaatgtagtactgttcaatatagtactattcaatgtagtactattcaatgtagtactgttcaatatagtaccgttcaatgcagtactgttcaatgtagtactattcaatgtagtactgttcaatgtagtactattcaatgtagtactgttcaatatagtataatactattcaatgtagtactattcaatgtagtactgttcaatgtagtactattcaatgtagtactgttcaatatagtactattcaatgtagtactattcaatgtagtactgttcaatgtagtactgttcaatgcagtactgttcaataagttttatcgaaccacaaaacttattgagcaacctagtacattCAGGTACGAGACACGTGAACAAGAGAAGACCGTGAGATGGAGtttccaaaataattaaaaggaaCGATCGATAGAATAACTCGTCACGTGATGCATCAGAGTGATGCGTTTCTTTGGTTTCGATGTTTAGGCGATCCTCTGAGGCTATCTTCTACTAGAATGTCCGAGTACAAGGCGCTGGCGAGTCCAAGCCTGATAGCACTAAGCTCACCAGATCCCCTGGCGACTGCCTTCCAATTAAGCTGGGAACTTCGTGACTTgtcaatcgctgaaccagagagCAGAGGAGAGTACTTGAAGCTTCGAAAGCAAGTAGAAAAGTAAGTGTGATTTCATCAGGCTTGTAGAATCAGTGATCCAACGTTTGGTTAGCATTGCAGCTAGATTCATCGTGAGTCGAATGACTCGTTGATGCTGATAGGTGTCGTGGTTGTCAATCGTGGTTTTCCAAAGTGACTAAGAGATCAATAATCGGATAATAGTTGAATCTCTGATAATAGTTAGATCTTGGACATTTTGTTGGATTACTAGGATTCATGAGTTCAAATACTGGCGATGCTGGAAATGTAACGATTAATTATTGACCCATCAGGGAAAATGATCGATTACTGTGTTATCCGATCAATTTTAATCAGGTTCGCCGTTGATCTACTGCACCAAGTGAGATCTACGACCGAACTGCACACAATCCTCAATTACGACCCGAACGAGGAAGACTGCTTGATCTCGAAACACTTGGCCAGATTGGAACTGGCCATACAGTATAAACAGAAAACTTTCGTCTCCCATTCCCGTGTACAGCAACTCTTGGCGGCGATTTGGTAAGTTCGTTAGAAAGTTATTTCGCGAAATCACCATTGCGAAATTGCTCCGAGAAAATTACCAAGCCTGTTCCACTCATTATATCCTGTGTACAATGGAGAGGCGCGAGAACCACAGTCTCAGAgaacaaaatattcccaagaccTATAAAGTTAGCCAAATTCCAAACTGGaagtatatattaataatattaatagaaaAACTACTAATCGTAAATTTAACTTACATTTGCAATCGAAGGTACGACGGTTTGCCTGGTTTTCGACGCATGACCTCGGGGCAGAGGTTCGGGGTTGTCGTGAAAACCGCGGTGATGTTCCCGTTTTATTGTATGATGTATCTGCTGGCACCCGAATCAAAAACTGGACAACTGCTGCAAAAACCTTTCGTCAAGTTTCTCGTTCATGCCGCGTCCTACGTGTTCTTCTTATGTGAGTTCTCTAGGCATTCGACCAATGCATGGTACAGCCACCGAAATGCAAAGCACAATTAAACCAAAAGGCGAACAATCGTTGCAGTCGTTCTCATGCTGGTGTCTCAACGTGCAGAAATGGAAATAGTGAAAATGTTCGGCAGCGAGTCGTCGAGGAGGGACATTGAAACAGAACTAGCTAGGCAAAGAGGTGCAGCCCCTTCGTGTCTAGAGGTTATCGTTCTCTTATACGTTCTTGGATTTATTTGGCAAGAGATGAGAGAGGTAATCGTCCAGCAATTAGACCATTACTACTGTAGTTAAGAACGCTTGGATCGATTTTCATGTGACTTTGTTGCtaagaattttggaaaattaaggCAAATTCTAAACTCTCTGAAGTAGTAAGAAACTTGGGGGTATTACGATCTCTGGATTTATTTGGCAAAAGATGAAAGAGGTGTCATCCAGTAAATATACCATTACTACTGTAGTTAAGAACGCTTGGATCGATTTTCATGTGACTTTATTGCtaagaattttggaaaattaaggCAAATTCTAAACTCATTGAAGTAGTGAGAAACCTGGGGGTATTACGATCTCAGATGTAacaaaagttttaaaacattagCAATTTTCAAGTGCCGAGGTACTAAGAATTCCATACTGCTGACTCTAAGAACTTCGGAGTGCTACAAAGACACTTGTGAACGAAAATGTATAGAATAGCTAAGTCGATGCAACAGCTCAGCGTTTCTTCTAGCTTTCATTCGGGCATACACTCACATAGGTATTGTTCAAATTTCAAGTGTTACGTGGATGGACTGAAGGCGTATCTGCGGGACATGTGGAACTTCATCGACTTCACCAGAAATTTTCTCTACATCGCGACGTTTGTGCTGAGAACAGCTGCGTATTTCCAGCAAAGGGCCGAGATAAGACAAGACCCGATGGCGGCTATGGTGCCAAGAGAAACTTGGAGCGACTTTGATCCTCAGTTGATAGCGGAAGGTCTGTTCGCAGGAGCTAATGTCTTCAGCGCTTTGAAGTTGATCCATTTGTTCAGCATCAATCCTCATCTGGGTCCTCTTCAGGTACCTTCATTGATCCTCGATGTTAACCATTCGTAACGTACGATGATTTTCCACCGATAACTTTTCGTTATCATTACTCGTATAGTGTGAACATGAATAATTACCTGTGCAAGAACTCCGTATGGTAAAGTCTTGGGGTTTTCTTGGGAGACAAAATTAGGAAGAAGTCGATATTTTTCGACTAGTTTACCGGAATACCCCTTTAATTTCGAACACGATTTTATTCCTGTATCAATTGTAGCAATTTTGCTTCTGATGATGAATCACACGTGATTCGATAGCGTCTATCTGTTCGTCAGTTGCATCAACTGCTACGTGCAACTTCGCGGGTCTCGATTGCTTGTTTCATAATAGTTCTCATCGTCGACAGTTTAAGGGGGTATTTCTGTCTAGAATTTCGAAaagatcgattttcttttttatgtattttctcAAAGTGTATGCCTTCGAGGATATCCATGCAAAAggatttcctcgagtttgtaaaatttACGAAGTTATAAACGTTTGAACAAAATGGTGCGCGACTCGTAAAAACTTTAAACGAGTTTTCCTCGAATCTGCATTTTTTGCGGTTTCACCGAACGACGGTGTATCTCAAGTTCAAATTGACCGATTTACTTCGAATTTGGAAAGACTTCTTTtagatttttttacatttttttctagCGCGTTAGAGGCAAAATAGATGCGAAAAGATACGAAAAGATTGATATTCGAACTTCGGAGGCcatcattttttccattttcaaaattttcgtttgcCATGGTTCGTCCCATAGCCACTTTCGTACTAACCAAGATGTTGTTCggtattttcgtttcgcgtgaGCAGAACAGACGGAATCACGTCAGCCATTTGGACCAGTTTTTTAAAACACGCTTCACCTAAGGTTGTACGAATCTAGTATAAACATGAATAATATGCAAGAACTCCGTATCGTAAAGTCTTagggtttctttgggaaaaaattagGAAGAAGTCGATATTTTTCGACTAGTTTACCGGAATACcttttcaatttcgaacaatGATTTTACTCCTGTATCAATTTCGATAGCTAATAGAAACAACACTAGGAGACttcggaaaattgaaaaatccacGAATCGTTAATGACGAGAGCCTTTCTACCAACGTTGACCTTATATACACCCTAAGCCATGAACAAGACTTAAGGAGTAGTGTACAAAGAGCACCATTGTTTCAGATATCCCTCGGTAGGATGGTGATAGACATTGTCAAATTCTTCTTCATCTATACCCTGGTGCTGTTCGCTTTCGCTTGTGGCCTGAACCAGCTACTATGGTATTTCGCCGAACTGGAGAGAAGGAAATGCTACAGCAGCTTTGGAGATCCATCCTGGGATGCAGCCAGTGAACCCTGCTTAAGGTGGAGAAGGTACGTAGCACAGTTTCATCTGTAGACGTCTATTAAAAATGAATCGTATCGTCTTGCCTCGTTTGTGCAGATTCAGCAATCTCTTCGAGTCCTGTCAGAGTCTGTTTTGGGCCAGTTTCGGTAGCATTGGCATAGAGACCTTCGAACTCACAGGTAAATTGAAGCTGCAAGTGAAGATCACTTCCGAAGATTTCTTTTCTGTATCGGTTTTCAGGAATCAAGACTTACACACGATTTTGGGGCTTGTTGATGTTCGGCTCCTACTCTGTGATCAACGTGATCGTTCTGCTGAATCTTCTGATAGCTATGATGAGCAACAGCTACGCAATGATAGAGGTAAACGTTTATTGTTTCAATGGTAAACACCGTAATGATGAAATTGCATAACGATACACCGAATGGTTTATCCTTGGTTCGCAAACGGAATACGCAACAAATTGGTTACGAGGTCACCTGTATTCAACGTCAAACCGATTGTCGTGTAGCCTTACCCTACGACTCCActgttctttttcattttccttcCACCTTCTTTTCTATTAACCGTAATACGAACATTACTACAGTTTAAttcagaaaacgagaaacgttatTAAAATATACACGTTTCGTGAGAAAATCCAATAGAGATACAGAATACTCCTCGTGCACGTGGACGGTAGAGTGCAAGCGACAAGTAATATCCGTCcaagaaggctaacgagtgtttacatccccactctggttTACAGTCTACTGGCTCGCCTACCATTGCACGCATGGTCGCTATTGGCCGAGGACGGTAGCAAAGATCAACACCAGGTTGTATCGAGACCGAGCGAAACAGAACGATGGTTACATCTGCGTAACCACTCGATCAAAAGTGTCAACTGTTAACAAACAGAACGATTTCCTTACTTTTTATCCGTTACAGTTGTCTCGATCAcattctcccgatgaaagatAAGTTTAAACGCGATTCAACGCAGATTGTTTCTCATTGGTATCTTGTAATTGATTTGTAATcgaaagaattaatttgtatCTCGTTTCAcgagattaaatttaaattgaaatttaaactcGTTTGTACGAAAAACAGTACAGTTCAGTTTAAACTCATTTCTATTTGGATAAACACCGCATAATTACAATTTGTACAATAATCGATGCGTCACTAATTACTGGGAACAATGGATGTCGGATGGTTCAAATGGTGTTCTTTGGGAAAGGAATGAATCCTAAAACtattgttgtttttctctcttcaaatcacttgagaagagatctttgaatgatcgatccccgtacgagcccccaaataactgttgtactcgtgcgtggtttatggatatatgtatatttattataaattacagtgataatagtgttagatgtagtgtcggtggttagtttcgcttggtacgtctttcaattgtcttcgtcttatcgtcttttcagtcatactgtccgcgacacactcttcggacatactctcgtcgtcatactttgtcatactatctcATACTGTGTTATTGTGTCATACTGTcccttaacgttcttctcgcgctctatatagtcattcccattaattctctttcattccaatcctcagtctctctcacttcaaacattcggtcacgttcggccatcctaatcgttcgtctttcccaaacactcttcactttctccgaaccacatgtattcccttccatccccatgcattctcacgctcggtcgtcgcgcaagaccccctgtaaaggatactcgtgccttccaggaaagctagcggatcgatcggcgccaaatgtttaggttaactcaagtccgaccgcgcgcgttatcttgtttaggcctacgctcgaagcaggcctaagcgaacgcggaaaatccgatactacactacGTAGACGCCTTGTGTATTTCTGAAATCGACTTCGCAGGAACGTGCGGACTCAGAGTGGAAGTTTGCGAGGACCAAGCTATGGACGAGCTACTTCGAGGAAGGAGATACTCTTCCGCCACCGTTCAACATCATCCCGCCACCGAAGCTGCTGCTCAGAATGTGCGGTTTCAAGAAGAAACATATCGCCAGAAGGGCGAGCGTTCAAAAGCGAGCACAAGACTACAGGTAATGACGATAATCGAGGGGAATGTCACGGGGTTCAGAAGAGCTTAACGATTCGATGACGACACCGATGCAGGAGCCGTTGGTGATTTCCTCTTTTACGGCGaagtttattcgttcgtttgccCTAGGTACGGGGCGGTTATGAGGGCCTTGATTTGGCGATACGTCGTGAACGCGCACTCCGAGCACGATATGGATCCTGTTACCGAGGACGACGTTCACGAGCTCAAATCGGATCTCTCCTCCTGGCGGTGCGAGCTGCTCGACATACTGAGGAGAAACGGCATGGACATCAATGGCGCCGATACTAAAGAAAGAAGTAAGGATGACTGTTCCCAATAAGGAACAACTTGAACTCAGCCAAGAAAGCTGAAAACCAGAGACGCAAAGTCGATCCTAACTTTCTTACAGATGTAGTGACATCAAATTTTGATTGCCTCCACTAGACAAACAATCCTTTCTACATCAATGAAAGAAGTAATAGTGGCCCCTAAATATCCTATAGATGTCGTGACATCAATTTTTGTTTACCTCCACTAGACACAATCCTTCCAACACCAAAAAAGGAAGTAATAGTGACCCCTAAGTATCCTATAGATGTCGTGACATCAATTTTTGATTGCCTCCACTAGACACAATCCTTTCTACATCAAAGAAGGAAGGAATAGTGGCTCCTAAGTATCCTATAGATCTCGTGACATCAATTTTTTATTGGCTTCACTAGACACAATCCTTCAAACACCAAAGAAAGAAGTAAGGTTGACTGTTTCCAATAAGGAAGTATTTGAACTCAGCCAAGATAGCTGCAAACCATAGAATCGAAGCTGGTCCTAAATGTCCTATAGATGTAGTGACATCAAATTTTGATTACCTCCACTAGACAAACAACCCTTTCAACATCAAAGAAAGAAGTGATAGTGGCCCCTAAATATCCTATAGATGTCGTGACATCAATTTTTGTTTACCTCCACTAGACACAATCCTTCCAACACCAAAGAAGGAAGTAATAGTGGCTGTTTCCAATAAGGAAGTATTTGAACTCAGCCAAGATGGCTGAAAACCATAGAATCGAAGTTGATCCTAAATATCCTATAGATGTAGTGACATCAATTTTTGATTGGCTTCACTAGACACAATCCTTTCAACACCAAAGAAAGAAGTAATAGTGGCTGT
The sequence above is drawn from the Ptiloglossa arizonensis isolate GNS036 chromosome 1, iyPtiAriz1_principal, whole genome shotgun sequence genome and encodes:
- the Trpl gene encoding transient receptor potential-like; protein product: MGCEKMEEGEEIPADETYIIQLPRPLNIEEKKYLLAVERGDLVNVKRFIQFAVNGGVNGKSVDVNCLDSLGRGALSLAIEAENLEMVELLVVMGVETKDALLRAIDQEFVEAVELLLEHEELMTINSLAENTSIQEIVHSWQKVDPAIARYPPEVTPLILAAQRNNYEILKLLLDRGATLPMPHDIRCGCADCLRSTTGDPLRLSSTRMSEYKALASPSLIALSSPDPLATAFQLSWELRDLSIAEPESRGEYLKLRKQVEKFAVDLLHQVRSTTELHTILNYDPNEEDCLISKHLARLELAIQYKQKTFVSHSRVQQLLAAIWYDGLPGFRRMTSGQRFGVVVKTAVMFPFYCMMYLLAPESKTGQLLQKPFVKFLVHAASYVFFLFVLMLVSQRAEMEIVKMFGSESSRRDIETELARQRGAAPSCLEVIVLLYVLGFIWQEMRECYVDGLKAYLRDMWNFIDFTRNFLYIATFVLRTAAYFQQRAEIRQDPMAAMVPRETWSDFDPQLIAEGLFAGANVFSALKLIHLFSINPHLGPLQISLGRMVIDIVKFFFIYTLVLFAFACGLNQLLWYFAELERRKCYSSFGDPSWDAASEPCLRWRRFSNLFESCQSLFWASFGSIGIETFELTGIKTYTRFWGLLMFGSYSVINVIVLLNLLIAMMSNSYAMIEERADSEWKFARTKLWTSYFEEGDTLPPPFNIIPPPKLLLRMCGFKKKHIARRASVQKRAQDYRYGAVMRALIWRYVVNAHSEHDMDPVTEDDVHELKSDLSSWRCELLDILRRNGMDINGADTKERTILGKKMKVWERRLMKDFHVTAPVAGTEADEPEALLQPPAEGEDNVARWKRVAKLAVLKSANQRWNQVVDSAIKSSQIGKSTSKASLQNQLSLKKAIEQAQKLTSKTVLPPVATIDLPESTTSTILNVLQDTLETDDAAPKAPVDTPILKLPVGPDTLVKLKTASSMDYVDEKQIKATQVPHRTPSGAIKRKPPNPTPAAYQQPNETTTLTTNHPTNAPKVLPSLAATQASATTDSMLSLPTTKSRIKCASPSKINLGILNTPEDKEKLVDVKPRSPRCANGKSPRKGGWL